The nucleotide window TTTATTGGACAAGGAAGGTTGGAAAGTCGAAACTCAGAAAAAGACTACGTGCGTATGGCCTTTTGATCTGAGCTAAAATTCGAAGAATTTGTTAATTTGGTTGTTTAAAGAATCGCTGGGCTGTCTTATTTCATGCATGTTTTAAAATTAAAATTAGAAGGTAAAGAGATGTTTCTACATGAGTtgcttgcttcttctcaccTCTTTGGTCCTTTCCCACTTTTGAGCTCGGATCTACTGAATAAGAAGgttctccttcaacctctcCCAGAACGCTTCATTTTCATGTCTCCGCTAAATATGCACACTGCAACGTCAGGTCCGAGTCTTCGTAAAAAGCATCAATCTTCCCCTAACTGGATTGACTCAGCAACTTCCCCAACCGGCTCTAGCGTTAGCTTGCGATTCGAGATTTCGAGTTTCAATCTGTAGATCGATCTCTCATAAGAATTGCGCGTCAATGTTCCCGGTTGGGAGCCGAAAAAGTATGCATTCAGTCACCAGGCAGCTATCGAAGTTTACTTTGAtatctttcctttccctttacCATCCACAACAGATGACTGATTTTACACACTCAAGACACAACACCTATATTATGCGCTTGCCTCTCCTCATTCGCTGGATCCATCCCAATGACTCCAAATATCAACCTTTGAAGTTCTCGCCGTCGCTTGCCCTCGCGTATTACCAATACCTTAGGCCCATGATATCGACTTAATTTCGTTTCATACTTGCGATCTAATTTGTATATCTTGAACTTGATCCTCGCTTTCATTGTCGTCGTTGTGTTTCTCGGTCATCCCCTATGCCTCGTTGTCGCTTCCATCAGTCGATTTTCTGTGTGTTCTCATGATAAGTGCCGCTTTCTTTtctgtctctctttcttgtcCTCCAGTAAAGTCCATCTTGAGATTTCTATTCCAAGTCTGAATCGTTGAGTTCAGTCGTAGAGCCCGCACCTTATGTAATAGCCTTTTAGTGAATCCAATCCTGCCTTTATCGCTTTCTTGTCTTTATCGCTTTCTTGCCTTTTCGCTTATTACCGTTTCACCATCCGAATCCTTCCTGTGGTTACCACGTCCATTCGATCTGTTCGTCCCAGCAACCGAACAAACCCTGGCCCAAATGCCAACCCAAAGTCATATATCATGCATAAACGCCTAAACGCCTTTATCGTCCCTCCCTTTGCATCTCTTTATCCAGCCATTTTAACATGTCAATGGTTTGTCAACATTGGCAGATAAAGGAGATTAGACCAAAGAGACGGTGGCACCCAAATCTTGCAGAGTCTTTTGAAGTTTTTCGGCATCTTCTTTGGGGACGTTTTCTTTAAGGGTTTGGGGAACGGATTCGACAAACTTCTTAGCCTGTTTTCGATAACGGTGTGTAAGTAGGATGCGAAGGGATGGATATGGATCAAGAGCGGGGCGTTGAGTATGATAAGAAGTGAATGATATACGGGCAGGGTATTAGTCGAATGTGATCGCGtgcagaaagaaggaagagataaTGGTTAGCGATGGATCAACCTATGAATAGcatggaggaaaggaagaaagcaaaaagaagacgtGAATCTTTGGCAAGACCACCGACCCTCAAAACGCAAGCACGCGCCCTCCTGAAGTATTCCGCATCCGTGGATTGACACGAGAAGAAAGGTCAGGGGACGGGATAAACACAAGAGAGGCGACAGTGGGCAATAAATGCCCACCACGTCTCAAGGTGCCGAATTGACGGCTTTCGACGCCTTAGATACAACCGTGCCTCATTCACTCCTTCATTTCATCGCTTTTTGCCCgctcccttcttctggtCCCTTATCTTGCCTCCTGCTGTTACACTCTCACtcattctttctctcctgcTCTCCTCAGTTGTCCCTTATTGTCATTTTCCCGTTCACCCTCCTCTCACTcccatttcctcttctttcgctcTCAAATATTGTTCGTTTGGACCTGTAACCTCTAACTCACCTCAACCAAGTTCATATTGGGCATGAGAGCCTTAACCTCCCTGATGACCTTCGCCTTAGCGGCCGCATCGAATTTCTCGAGCTTGACGGTGAAAAttgtcttctccttgggctTCTCTTCGGCAGGGGCttcggatgatgatgaggaggcaGTGGCGGAGGCAGGAGCAGAggcagaaggaagggcgATTTCGGTAATGTTGAGTTTCGTCTGTGGCAGAAGGGTGAGATTAATGGCCAAAATGAGCGATTCGAGAAGGGAATGCGCGCACCTTCAGGGCAGTAACAAGTTCTGAAACCTCCAATAAGCTCAGGGAAGAGATGCTCTCGACGATAGGGGCAATCTTCGGGTTGACAGGGGCCTCGCCTGTAGGGGGGGCCTCTGAGAAAGTGGACCGagagctggagaaggatcGGAGGACGattcgagaagaagaggcgggTCGGAGTTGACGGATGACGGTTCGTGAAAGCTGCATATGAAGGTCAGTATGCCATTCGATTCTGTAGTGGTTAAACGTTATACGTGTTTACGCACGCTCATTTTGGATACCGAGGCGGTGTTTTGTTTTTATGGTAGATATAGCGACATCAGTTTTCGAAGGGTTCGCGGAAATAATGAGAGGTGTAAAAGGTGCCACACTCAGGTCATCCCGCTTTTTCCCGATCGGCCTCGACCGCCATACACAGAtccataataataatattCAAATATTATTTAGTTTGTTTGGCTCCATGTTTACGTATTAGCTCCAGCTTCATTCGTTCGTCATTCTACACCTTGCTCCATACGCCATACGTACGCTAAAAGCCTAAACATGGAGCAGCTCGCATCCCACCCGAATGTTGTAGGCATTATAATCCTCTCCCGCACCGATAATGCTATTATTAAGGCCAATGGAAACATTTTCGACGGCgaaggtggaaagagatATGCTGCCGCTGTTGAGAGCATTGTGAAGGGTGTGGCGGGCGCTTTGGGGACATGTAATGACGGAGAGAATGTAAGCAATCTGCTTACATTGTGTCTCTATCACAACTCAGTATCGCAAAGGGAATCATTTTTTGCTAATAAGTCGATAGGACGAGCTGAGGTTCATGAGGATACGAACTACGAAACACGAGTTGATCATCGCACCGGGTACGCCTGAGCTTCAGCCGCCTCTTCACCGCACCTTCtcgctttttcttcttttctctgcGTAACCAAGCCATGAATGCTGATACCGATTTTCTAGATGAAAAATATATCCTTGTCGTTCTCCAAGATCCATGACGATGAGCCGCGTCCGAAACATCAGGATCATTGAGGTCTCAAGGATGTCAGACATCCAACATTAAAAAATTGTATTACCATCGGAGCTCAGTAAGGACTGTACATGAATATGTGCAGGCTCCGCCAAGAATGATTTCTAGAGGGCGGAGGGCGGCAGAGAATGTGATTTAGTTCGGGATGGGGAACAAAGCTACATGAAGAATTGAAGGCGAAAGCCGAAAGCACAGGCGCAGGTTAGCCAATTAGGAGAACATTTTTGACGAAACAGACATTTTATTTGAGGGAAATGATGTGTGAAGGCCAAGAGGGAAGGATTAATTCTGTAATGAGGCATGTTCATGCTGCAGGCTCTTATTTGCAGGTATGCCGGTACTGATACGGTGGTTTACATCTCTAGAACCCTCGTACACTTACCTCGCTTACTCTGCCCATTCAGTCCCAATGTGTTCTCACTTCCAACACACCTAATCCCTCCATCTCTACTATTCATCCTATATCCGACAAATGCA belongs to Cryptococcus neoformans var. grubii H99 chromosome 7, complete sequence and includes:
- a CDS encoding dynein light chain roadblock-type, variant 2; the protein is MEQLASHPNVVGIIILSRTDNAIIKANGNIFDGEGGKRYAAAVESIVKGVAGALGTCNDGENDELRFMRIRTTKHELIIAPDEKYILVVLQDP
- a CDS encoding large subunit ribosomal protein L7/L12; amino-acid sequence: MSLSRTVIRQLRPASSSRIVLRSFSSSRSTFSEAPPTGEAPVNPKIAPIVESISSLSLLEVSELVTALKTKLNITEIALPSASAPASATASSSSSEAPAEEKPKEKTIFTVKLEKFDAAAKAKVIREVKALMPNMNLVEAKKFVESVPQTLKENVPKEDAEKLQKTLQDLGATVSLV